Proteins encoded in a region of the uncultured Paludibaculum sp. genome:
- a CDS encoding general stress protein, whose protein sequence is MTSKMTAVFGIFQSRVQAEQSVDRLLKAGFTNDDISVLLPDNQGTRDFAHEKNTKAPEGTTAGVATGGAIGGVLGLLAGFGVLAIPGIGPLIAAGPILSALAGLGAGGAVGGFIGALVGMGIPEYEAKRYEGHIRAGGVLLSVHCDSSDEIARARDLLKQTGAQDISSSGEASADYKEARAAASQL, encoded by the coding sequence ATGACGAGCAAAATGACCGCAGTGTTCGGTATTTTCCAGTCCAGAGTTCAAGCGGAACAGAGCGTGGACCGCCTGCTAAAGGCCGGATTCACTAACGACGACATATCGGTCCTGCTCCCTGACAATCAGGGCACCAGGGACTTTGCGCATGAGAAGAACACGAAGGCTCCGGAAGGCACTACGGCCGGCGTCGCGACGGGCGGGGCGATCGGCGGTGTGCTTGGGCTGCTGGCCGGATTTGGCGTGCTGGCGATTCCAGGGATCGGCCCGCTGATTGCCGCCGGACCCATCCTGAGCGCGCTGGCCGGCCTCGGCGCCGGTGGTGCCGTCGGTGGGTTCATTGGAGCCCTGGTTGGCATGGGCATCCCTGAGTACGAAGCAAAGCGCTACGAAGGCCACATCCGAGCCGGCGGCGTCCTGCTTTCCGTCCATTGCGATTCTTCGGACGAGATCGCTCGAGCCCGCGATCTGCTCAAACAGACCGGCGCCCAGGACATCTCCTCCTCCGGCGAGGCCAGCGCGGACTACAAGGAAGCCCGCGCAGCCGCGTCTCAACTCTAG
- a CDS encoding PRC-barrel domain-containing protein yields MLMNTKSLKGLVVRASDGELGTVDKLYFDDDTWGVRYLTVATGGWLGGREVLISPISIAAADWHAQRLDVALTMKQVEDSPPIDTHEPVSRQHEAAYLGYYGYPDYWGGPHIWGPSFYPAGLAVPTVAATQSVADRISKEPMDSHLRCTEALEGYSIDAVDGGIGHVCGFVFDDYAWAIRYVEVATKQWWPGKRVLFSPGWVQRVSWPESKLVVGLTRESIQEGPAYVESMPVTREYENRLYIHYGRPPYWLFEGDHRPAFSYDQV; encoded by the coding sequence ATGCTGATGAATACGAAGAGTCTGAAGGGGCTGGTTGTACGGGCCAGCGACGGGGAACTGGGGACCGTGGATAAGCTCTATTTCGACGACGACACGTGGGGGGTCCGTTACCTTACGGTGGCAACCGGCGGCTGGCTGGGCGGCCGAGAGGTGTTGATCTCGCCGATCTCCATCGCGGCCGCGGACTGGCACGCGCAACGGCTGGACGTCGCGCTGACCATGAAGCAGGTGGAGGACAGTCCGCCCATCGATACACATGAGCCGGTTTCGAGGCAGCACGAAGCGGCTTACCTCGGTTACTACGGGTATCCCGACTATTGGGGTGGGCCGCATATTTGGGGCCCTTCCTTCTATCCGGCCGGATTGGCCGTGCCGACTGTCGCTGCGACACAGTCGGTGGCGGACAGAATCAGTAAGGAGCCGATGGATTCCCATCTGCGCTGCACCGAGGCGTTGGAAGGCTACTCCATTGATGCGGTTGACGGCGGAATCGGCCATGTATGCGGATTTGTCTTCGACGACTACGCCTGGGCCATCCGCTACGTGGAAGTGGCCACCAAGCAGTGGTGGCCTGGCAAGAGAGTGCTCTTCTCGCCTGGATGGGTGCAACGAGTGAGTTGGCCGGAGTCCAAGCTCGTCGTCGGCCTTACCCGGGAATCGATTCAGGAGGGTCCGGCGTACGTGGAATCCATGCCAGTCACCCGGGAGTATGAGAACCGTCTGTACATCCACTATGGCCGGCCGCCGTACTGGCTGTTTGAAGGGGACCACCGACCGGCGTTTTCCTACGACCAGGTTTGA
- a CDS encoding glycoside hydrolase 100 family protein has translation MDDRSTTVVDRAKEAALRVLLHNAHGPFHGLPRTAGWGYPEPYTRDLMLSALGILVTGNQVLTDALRRTLNALAVHQSPLGHIPSLANDPNDRGASDSTPLFLLGLALFRQSEYEPAFLEEAARKALTWMQYQSPDDMVMVSQLPTSDWRDEQWVLGYGLFVNTLVYGYLMLFGEHESAARLRALVNRFEVVGDVRDPHVHEGLVMPSRPYYALYSYKMYNSDRFDLLGNSLAILTGIASRERSRNMIAWVEAECQTMRGTGDLVVNLPPCLFPFILRGDPDWRPRYELFNRPGDYHNGGVWPFVCGVYIAACVAAGRMGLARRNLVALAELVKPWHENEAEWGFNEWIKAQSGQPSGRDWQTWSAAMYLYAAECVRQERTPFFEEMRHSNRATVKDPGVGAVSR, from the coding sequence TTCTCCACAACGCCCACGGGCCCTTCCACGGACTTCCGAGGACCGCGGGCTGGGGTTATCCCGAGCCTTACACTCGCGATCTCATGCTCTCGGCCCTGGGAATACTGGTCACCGGCAACCAGGTGCTCACCGATGCTCTGCGTCGCACGCTGAATGCCCTGGCCGTCCATCAGAGCCCTCTGGGTCACATCCCGTCACTCGCTAACGATCCCAACGACAGGGGGGCCAGTGATTCAACGCCTCTCTTCCTGCTTGGACTGGCATTGTTCAGGCAGTCGGAATACGAACCGGCATTCCTGGAGGAAGCGGCGCGCAAGGCACTGACATGGATGCAGTACCAGAGCCCCGACGACATGGTGATGGTGTCCCAGTTGCCGACAAGCGACTGGCGTGACGAGCAGTGGGTGCTGGGCTATGGGCTGTTCGTGAATACGCTGGTTTACGGCTACCTCATGCTCTTTGGCGAGCACGAATCCGCTGCCCGTTTGCGCGCGCTGGTGAACAGGTTCGAAGTCGTTGGTGACGTCCGGGACCCACACGTGCATGAGGGCTTGGTGATGCCGTCGAGACCATACTACGCCTTGTACTCGTACAAGATGTACAACAGCGATCGGTTTGATCTGTTGGGCAACAGCCTCGCCATCCTGACAGGAATTGCCTCGCGGGAGCGGTCAAGGAACATGATCGCCTGGGTGGAGGCAGAGTGCCAGACGATGCGGGGGACCGGTGATCTGGTTGTGAATCTGCCGCCTTGTCTGTTCCCGTTCATTCTGCGGGGGGATCCCGATTGGCGGCCTCGATACGAGCTATTCAATCGGCCCGGTGACTATCACAACGGGGGCGTGTGGCCGTTCGTGTGCGGTGTCTACATAGCGGCCTGTGTTGCAGCCGGACGCATGGGGTTAGCCCGTCGAAATCTGGTCGCGCTGGCAGAACTGGTGAAGCCGTGGCATGAGAACGAGGCCGAGTGGGGCTTCAACGAGTGGATTAAGGCACAGAGCGGCCAGCCCAGCGGACGAGACTGGCAGACCTGGTCGGCGGCGATGTATCTGTACGCCGCGGAATGCGTGCGGCAGGAGCGTACGCCGTTCTTCGAAGAGATGCGGCACAGCAACCGCGCGACGGTGAAGGACCCAGGTGTCGGAGCGGTCAGCCGATGA